Proteins from a single region of Candidatus Ozemobacteraceae bacterium:
- a CDS encoding TRAM domain-containing protein has product MHTLAIEKMTYGIDALTRLDGKVLFVPYAAPGDTAEIEVTETKSDYLRGRVSKILTPSDARRESPCPNFPACGGCHWLHLKPEHQRREKEAMLRWLVKPLNPGTVYPIEPLPATRYRNKMELKVAVAEDGTVTLGNYAYHTHDVVAIRGCQVQCAENMEAYEALCAFLNQPENRGMAANIVEIMVRTLGPQQQMMVTLRAAPDEATLNAWRGYHDTHQKLGRLEVAAPDAVYLTLMREQQPFTFMKRNWTVSPRSFFQNNLEGAEAIFYTLISIYEATQQRGKFLDLYCGVGIQTVLLESRFDEVIGVECNEDSYQDALKNQKVRNPSRSRFYCKKVESIFGSPLTKGSLAAIHLNPPRTGLSQRVMRGLMGVKPRTMTYLSCNPMTFKRDAQAIMQMGYQLEQVYAFDLFPGTFHLEILGVFSR; this is encoded by the coding sequence ATGCATACGCTGGCTATCGAAAAAATGACCTACGGCATCGACGCCCTCACCCGCCTGGACGGCAAGGTTCTGTTCGTTCCCTACGCGGCGCCCGGCGACACCGCCGAGATCGAGGTCACCGAGACGAAATCGGATTACCTGCGGGGCCGCGTCTCGAAGATCCTCACGCCGTCCGATGCCCGGCGCGAGTCTCCCTGCCCGAATTTTCCGGCCTGCGGGGGATGCCATTGGCTGCACCTGAAACCGGAACATCAGCGCCGCGAGAAGGAAGCCATGCTCCGCTGGCTCGTCAAGCCGCTGAACCCGGGAACCGTCTACCCGATCGAGCCGCTTCCGGCGACCCGCTACCGGAACAAGATGGAGCTCAAGGTCGCCGTCGCCGAAGACGGCACGGTCACGCTCGGGAACTACGCGTATCACACCCACGACGTCGTCGCCATCCGGGGTTGCCAGGTCCAGTGCGCCGAGAACATGGAAGCCTACGAAGCCCTCTGCGCGTTTTTGAACCAGCCCGAGAACCGGGGCATGGCCGCAAATATCGTAGAAATTATGGTTCGAACGCTCGGGCCGCAGCAGCAGATGATGGTCACGCTCAGGGCCGCGCCTGACGAGGCGACGCTGAACGCCTGGCGCGGCTATCACGACACGCACCAGAAACTGGGCCGACTCGAAGTCGCCGCCCCCGACGCGGTCTATCTCACTCTCATGCGCGAGCAGCAGCCGTTCACCTTCATGAAGCGCAACTGGACCGTGTCCCCGCGATCCTTCTTCCAGAACAATCTCGAAGGCGCGGAGGCGATCTTTTACACGCTGATCTCAATCTACGAAGCCACCCAACAGCGCGGCAAGTTCCTGGACCTGTACTGCGGCGTCGGCATTCAGACCGTGCTTCTCGAAAGCCGGTTCGACGAGGTGATCGGCGTCGAGTGCAACGAAGATTCGTATCAGGACGCCTTGAAGAACCAGAAAGTCCGCAACCCCTCGCGGTCGCGCTTCTATTGTAAAAAAGTAGAATCTATATTTGGCTCCCCCCTCACGAAGGGGAGCCTCGCCGCCATCCATCTGAATCCGCCCCGCACGGGCCTTTCCCAGCGGGTGATGCGCGGTCTCATGGGCGTCAAGCCGCGCACGATGACGTATCTGTCCTGCAACCCAATGACGTTCAAGCGCGACGCGCAGGCGATCATGCAGATGGGTTACCAACTCGAGCAGGTGTATGCGTTCGACCTCTTCCCGGGCACGTTCCACCTCGAGATCCTGGGAGTGTTCTCGCGCTGA
- the rpsO gene encoding 30S ribosomal protein S15 translates to MSITKESKTQVIHDYQKTEKDTGSPEVQVAILTTRINNLAAHFEKNPKDHHSRRGLLKMIGSRKRHLSYLREKDYERYQTLIKRLGIRR, encoded by the coding sequence ATGTCCATCACCAAAGAATCCAAAACCCAGGTCATTCACGACTACCAGAAGACCGAAAAGGACACGGGCTCGCCCGAGGTCCAGGTGGCCATCCTGACCACCCGCATCAACAACCTCGCCGCCCACTTCGAGAAGAACCCGAAGGATCATCATTCCCGCCGCGGTCTGCTCAAGATGATCGGCTCCCGCAAGCGCCATCTCAGCTACCTGCGCGAGAAGGATTACGAGCGCTACCAGACCCTGATCAAGCGCCTCGGCATCCGCCGCTAA
- the pnp gene encoding polyribonucleotide nucleotidyltransferase, with amino-acid sequence MDNQVQITACSLPNQTVTFETGLMANQADGAVVVRAGDSVVIGTAVASKSVREGCDFFPLTVDYFEKTYAAGRIPGGFFKREGRPTGKEILTSRLIDRPLRPLFPDHFFNDVQIVGIVLSYDLVNQVDILAMNAASCALLISSIPFDNPIGAVRVGKIDGKLILNPSPADLEHSTLEMVVAGTEQAITMVESGSAEVTEDELIEALGFAHDNIKKLVASMRDLQSRIGKPKMVVVPPAPDTELEQLVRDTIFADVRDALNTAEKTARKNKFQVIGDKLEAALQQKYGEQAGEKGKRAHAIQEDIVQRELRRMILEEGRRIDGRGLADIRPITCAVGFLPRTHGSALFTRGQTQSLGVVTLGAASDSQIIDGIDEEYKKQFLLHYNFPPFSTGECKPMRGPGRREIGHGALAERALARVMPPKDVFPYTVRVVSEILSSNGSSSMASVCSGALSMMDAGVPIKAPVAGIAMGLIKENDNFKVLSDILGDEDHFGDMDFKVAGTTTGVTALQMDIKINGVTLEIMKTALAQAKQGRLHILEKMVQAIAKPRASLSVYAPRIESIDIDPDKIRNLIGPGGKTIRKIQEECKVQIDTGDDGHVTIVSPDQAAIEKALHMVRQITEDAEVGKAYTGKVKRIMKFGAFVEILPGVEGMVHISQLDHNRVNQVEDVVNIGDEVTVKVIEIDSQGRVNLSRKALLPEPPGGVRPPEPAREPRGDRPDRGDRGPRRDRGDRRPE; translated from the coding sequence ATGGATAATCAGGTACAGATAACCGCCTGTTCGCTGCCCAATCAGACCGTTACGTTCGAAACCGGCCTGATGGCCAACCAGGCTGATGGCGCCGTGGTCGTTCGCGCCGGAGACTCGGTTGTCATCGGAACCGCCGTCGCGAGCAAATCGGTTCGCGAAGGCTGTGACTTCTTCCCGCTGACGGTCGATTACTTCGAGAAGACCTACGCCGCCGGCCGCATTCCCGGCGGATTCTTCAAGCGCGAAGGCCGCCCGACCGGCAAGGAAATCCTCACCAGCCGTCTCATCGACCGGCCCCTGCGGCCGCTCTTCCCCGACCACTTCTTCAACGACGTCCAGATCGTCGGCATCGTCCTTTCCTACGATCTCGTCAACCAGGTCGACATCCTGGCGATGAACGCCGCGAGCTGCGCCCTGCTGATCTCGTCGATCCCGTTCGACAACCCGATCGGGGCCGTGCGCGTCGGCAAGATCGACGGCAAGCTGATCCTCAACCCGTCGCCCGCCGATCTCGAGCACAGCACGCTCGAAATGGTCGTCGCCGGCACCGAGCAGGCCATCACGATGGTCGAGTCCGGCTCCGCCGAAGTGACGGAAGACGAGCTGATCGAGGCCCTCGGTTTCGCCCACGACAACATCAAGAAGCTGGTTGCCTCGATGCGCGACCTCCAGTCGCGGATTGGCAAGCCCAAGATGGTCGTCGTGCCGCCGGCCCCCGACACAGAACTCGAGCAGCTCGTGCGCGACACGATCTTCGCGGACGTGCGCGACGCGCTGAACACTGCCGAGAAGACCGCCCGGAAGAACAAGTTCCAGGTCATCGGCGACAAGCTCGAGGCGGCTCTGCAACAGAAATACGGTGAGCAGGCCGGCGAAAAGGGCAAGCGCGCCCATGCCATCCAGGAAGACATCGTCCAGCGCGAACTGCGCCGGATGATCCTCGAGGAAGGCCGCCGCATCGACGGTCGCGGCTTGGCCGACATCCGCCCGATCACCTGCGCCGTGGGCTTCCTTCCCCGCACGCACGGCTCGGCGCTGTTCACCCGCGGCCAGACCCAGTCGCTCGGCGTCGTCACGCTGGGCGCGGCTTCCGACTCGCAGATCATCGACGGCATCGACGAGGAATACAAGAAGCAGTTCCTGCTGCACTACAACTTCCCGCCGTTCTCGACCGGTGAATGCAAGCCCATGCGCGGCCCGGGCCGCCGCGAGATCGGCCACGGCGCCCTCGCCGAGCGTGCTCTCGCCCGCGTCATGCCGCCGAAGGACGTGTTCCCCTACACGGTGCGCGTCGTCAGCGAGATCCTCTCCAGCAACGGAAGCTCTTCGATGGCGTCGGTTTGCTCGGGCGCCCTCTCGATGATGGACGCCGGCGTTCCGATCAAGGCCCCGGTGGCGGGCATCGCCATGGGCCTGATCAAGGAGAACGACAACTTCAAGGTCCTGTCCGACATTCTCGGCGACGAGGATCACTTCGGCGATATGGATTTCAAGGTTGCCGGCACCACCACGGGCGTCACCGCCCTGCAGATGGACATCAAGATCAACGGCGTCACCCTCGAGATCATGAAGACCGCGCTCGCTCAGGCAAAGCAGGGCCGCTTGCACATTCTCGAGAAGATGGTGCAGGCGATCGCGAAGCCCCGCGCCTCGCTGTCGGTCTACGCGCCGCGCATCGAATCGATCGATATCGATCCGGACAAGATCCGCAACCTGATCGGACCCGGCGGAAAGACCATCCGCAAGATCCAGGAAGAGTGCAAAGTCCAGATCGACACCGGTGACGACGGCCACGTCACGATCGTCAGCCCTGACCAGGCCGCGATCGAGAAGGCCCTCCACATGGTTCGCCAGATCACCGAAGACGCCGAAGTGGGCAAAGCCTACACCGGCAAGGTGAAGCGCATCATGAAGTTCGGCGCGTTCGTCGAGATCCTGCCCGGCGTCGAAGGCATGGTTCACATCAGCCAGCTCGACCACAACCGCGTGAACCAGGTGGAAGACGTCGTGAACATCGGCGACGAAGTCACCGTGAAGGTGATCGAGATCGACTCACAGGGCCGCGTGAACCTCTCCCGCAAGGCCCTCCTGCCCGAACCGCCCGGCGGCGTCCGCCCGCCCGAGCCCGCCCGCGAACCCCGCGGAGACCGCCCTGACCGCGGAGACCGCGGCCCCCGCCGCGATCGCGGCGATCGTCGACCCGAGTAA
- a CDS encoding prepilin-type N-terminal cleavage/methylation domain-containing protein — MARTETTAPGRRGFTLMEMMVTIVIVTFLMGYAWKIYFGGRETMRYNVSMSQMQSEARWFFDQISRDVASCYRFYAVNPAEKKLGMYCFQYTRTPLDYIFYDDSAGGAAIPPARQQIDVLKVEYLWTADGKVKRTQTPGKLRFQEASPTFTEGPASQYSGTENEAKEKVVLENIADFIFKPYAQEFNPTATAGDDYVKIVPVDTANAANASATAFITLRVHSRIDEHHSDRRDEELDIVAKLYSRVKLAEEMNPGTFCSTDADGRF; from the coding sequence ATGGCGAGAACTGAGACGACGGCCCCGGGGCGCCGCGGATTCACCCTCATGGAGATGATGGTGACGATCGTCATCGTCACGTTCCTGATGGGCTACGCGTGGAAAATCTACTTTGGCGGCCGGGAAACCATGCGGTACAACGTTTCGATGAGCCAGATGCAGTCGGAGGCGCGCTGGTTCTTCGACCAGATCAGCCGCGATGTCGCGTCCTGTTACCGGTTTTACGCCGTCAACCCGGCCGAAAAGAAGCTCGGCATGTATTGTTTTCAATATACAAGAACCCCGCTCGATTACATTTTCTACGACGACAGCGCTGGCGGAGCAGCCATTCCCCCGGCACGCCAGCAGATCGACGTGCTGAAGGTCGAGTATCTCTGGACCGCCGACGGCAAGGTGAAGCGCACGCAGACCCCCGGCAAACTGAGGTTTCAGGAAGCGTCCCCGACATTCACCGAGGGTCCGGCCTCGCAGTATTCCGGCACCGAAAACGAAGCGAAGGAAAAAGTCGTTCTCGAAAATATCGCCGACTTTATTTTCAAACCGTACGCGCAGGAGTTCAATCCGACCGCGACGGCCGGAGACGATTACGTGAAGATCGTTCCCGTCGACACCGCGAACGCGGCGAACGCGTCGGCGACGGCGTTCATCACCCTCCGGGTCCACAGCAGGATCGACGAGCACCATTCCGACCGGCGGGACGAGGAACTGGACATCGTGGCCAAGCTGTACAGCCGCGTCAAGCTCGCCGAAGAAATGAACCCCGGCACGTTCTGCAGCACCGACGCGGACGGCAGGTTCTGA